The following are encoded together in the Candidatus Kaelpia aquatica genome:
- the rpmJ gene encoding 50S ribosomal protein L36, protein MKVKSSVRKICDKCKIIKRKGVLRIICTNPKHKQKQG, encoded by the coding sequence ATGAAAGTAAAGTCGTCAGTGCGTAAAATTTGTGATAAGTGTAAAATCATAAAAAGAAAAGGTGTGTTAAGGATTATCTGTACCAATCCAAAGCATAAGCAGAAACAAGGATAA